One window of Brachybacterium ginsengisoli genomic DNA carries:
- a CDS encoding DeoR/GlpR family DNA-binding transcription regulator, whose amino-acid sequence MYAGERRRQILDELARTGRVTVTDLSAQFEVATETVRRDLDQLAGRNQLVRVHGGAIPRGTAEVEPDLQSRRVTNIEAKRRIALAAAELLPSDPQAAVLLDAGSSTAELLPHLSGRRGPVITNAPAIAQGALVHTDLAVHVLPGRVRPTTEAAVGASTVDALRTLHPEIAILGCNGLDLDGFTTPDPDEAAVKTAMVRSAGRRVVLADSTKFGARHLVTFARFADVDVLVTDAELPGDLRQGLADAGVEVRIA is encoded by the coding sequence ATGTACGCCGGAGAACGCCGACGACAGATCCTCGACGAGCTCGCCCGCACCGGGCGGGTCACCGTCACCGATCTCTCCGCGCAGTTCGAGGTCGCCACCGAGACCGTGCGCCGCGACCTCGACCAGCTCGCCGGCCGGAACCAGCTGGTGCGCGTCCACGGCGGCGCGATCCCCCGCGGCACCGCCGAGGTCGAGCCCGACCTGCAGTCCCGCCGGGTGACGAACATCGAGGCCAAGCGCCGCATCGCCCTCGCCGCCGCGGAGCTGCTGCCCAGCGACCCCCAGGCGGCGGTGCTGCTCGACGCCGGCAGCTCCACCGCGGAGCTGCTCCCCCATCTCTCCGGCCGTCGCGGCCCGGTTATCACCAACGCCCCGGCCATCGCCCAGGGCGCCCTGGTCCACACGGACCTCGCCGTCCACGTGCTCCCGGGCCGGGTGCGCCCCACCACGGAGGCCGCCGTCGGCGCCTCCACGGTCGATGCTCTGCGCACGCTGCATCCCGAGATCGCCATCCTGGGATGCAACGGGCTGGACCTCGACGGGTTCACCACGCCCGATCCTGACGAGGCGGCCGTGAAGACCGCGATGGTCCGCTCGGCGGGCCGACGGGTGGTGCTCGCCGACTCGACGAAGTTCGGCGCCCGGCACCTGGTCACCTTCGCGAGGTTCGCCGACGTGGACGTGCTGGTGACCGACGCAGAGCTCCCGGGCGACCTCCGCCAGGGCCTCGCCGACGCCGGCGTGGAAGTGCGCATCGCATGA
- a CDS encoding MFS transporter: protein MRLRRDGGHRGPFARLLGVRLLLDVQFWFPTWMIFLLGQGYSPLEAAAVDAVFHAALVIAEVPMGRVVDRIGRRRAMLAVCALTTVIFAGIGLVDSFWLMAVVWGVWGVLWALGSGLDTTYAWELAESRPGMIEPQRYLGWTRLAGGVAGLGSLLSAGLLLEIWPPLPYLVTSALGIAALLLALSLPEVRPLAAASAHGGVTTLREALRIPAVRTGIALGAIVLTVGISIRILFQPLGLRLGMDPMGISVSYALIAVAVAIGGWLASRIGRRHRGRWVSASIGLMAVSFLLVAPAMELDSSWLTMFVAIPLGAAAFGLGKTLTDIWLVESVGPHWRATVISIASAANGLAMVAIRPAIVVASDSTGIGSTFLLWGAASVVLCVLSIVLLGRSDPSSARPPLT from the coding sequence GTGAGGCTCCGCCGGGACGGCGGACACCGGGGACCGTTCGCCCGTCTGCTCGGGGTCCGACTGCTCCTGGACGTGCAGTTCTGGTTCCCGACGTGGATGATCTTCCTGCTCGGCCAGGGATACTCCCCGCTCGAGGCCGCCGCGGTCGATGCCGTCTTCCACGCCGCGCTGGTGATCGCCGAGGTCCCCATGGGCCGCGTCGTGGACCGGATCGGACGCCGGCGGGCGATGCTGGCCGTCTGCGCGCTGACGACGGTCATCTTCGCGGGCATCGGGCTCGTGGACTCGTTCTGGCTGATGGCGGTCGTCTGGGGCGTCTGGGGAGTGCTCTGGGCGCTCGGATCGGGCCTGGACACGACCTACGCCTGGGAGCTCGCGGAGTCTCGGCCGGGCATGATCGAGCCCCAGCGGTACCTGGGGTGGACCCGCCTCGCCGGTGGGGTCGCGGGCCTGGGGTCCCTGCTGAGCGCGGGACTGCTCCTGGAGATCTGGCCCCCGCTCCCCTACCTCGTGACCTCCGCCCTCGGCATAGCGGCGCTGCTCCTGGCGCTCTCGCTCCCGGAGGTGCGACCGCTCGCCGCGGCGTCGGCGCACGGCGGCGTCACCACTCTCCGTGAGGCGCTGCGGATCCCCGCGGTGCGCACCGGGATCGCCCTGGGAGCCATCGTGCTCACCGTCGGCATCTCCATCAGGATCCTGTTCCAGCCGCTCGGGCTCCGCCTGGGCATGGATCCGATGGGGATCAGCGTCAGCTATGCGCTGATCGCCGTGGCCGTCGCGATCGGCGGGTGGCTGGCCAGCAGGATCGGTCGCCGCCATCGGGGGCGGTGGGTCTCCGCCTCCATCGGCCTGATGGCCGTCAGCTTCCTCCTCGTGGCGCCGGCGATGGAGCTGGACTCGTCGTGGCTCACGATGTTCGTGGCCATCCCCCTCGGGGCAGCCGCCTTCGGACTCGGCAAGACGCTCACCGACATCTGGCTCGTGGAGTCCGTCGGTCCCCACTGGCGAGCCACCGTCATCTCGATCGCCTCTGCGGCGAACGGCCTCGCGATGGTCGCGATCCGTCCGGCGATCGTGGTCGCCTCCGACTCCACAGGGATCGGCTCCACGTTCCTCCTGTGGGGTGCGGCCAGCGTCGTGCTGTGCGTCCTCTCCATCGTGCTGCTGGGACGCTCCGACCCGTCGAGCGCCCGACCTCCCCTCACATAA
- a CDS encoding substrate-binding periplasmic protein — MIRPPAQRRRGISWPILALAAVLVVCLVLVLTIVRPSPPERNQPLQISTSEWLPYISPDLPDDGPVAAMLTEVFGRAGYSPEFVFGTWPRAERDVRSGATIGMAPVIVSETRSSFALYTDPLLDFTYTLHGRKGADLDAFSDRADLKGVRVARIDGYKYWDALDRSGATFIDYPSSLAAFTAVKDGEADVVAEGSIAGRSVLESAAFGGDASDYAEVAPRTDLTSSTQGLHLLIKDTPEGRTLQKQFNAALEDFRGSEDYDRLVAGLTDTSAEVVLDSAAGGAVELMDADGEPMGSTPSGTQAFVARWPDDAPASDTLIAVKVLDGPLRGRLLWARLEDLEITHD, encoded by the coding sequence ATGATCAGGCCTCCCGCTCAGCGCAGGAGAGGTATCTCATGGCCGATCCTCGCGCTCGCCGCCGTCCTGGTCGTCTGTCTGGTGCTGGTGCTCACCATCGTGCGTCCTTCGCCGCCGGAGCGGAATCAGCCGCTGCAGATCTCGACCTCCGAGTGGCTCCCCTACATCTCCCCGGACCTCCCGGACGACGGGCCGGTCGCCGCCATGCTCACCGAGGTGTTCGGACGGGCCGGCTACAGCCCGGAGTTCGTCTTCGGCACCTGGCCCCGCGCCGAGCGGGACGTCCGATCGGGCGCGACCATCGGCATGGCGCCCGTCATCGTCTCCGAGACCCGATCCTCCTTCGCGCTGTACACCGACCCCCTCCTCGATTTCACCTACACGCTCCACGGCAGGAAGGGTGCGGATCTGGACGCGTTCTCGGACCGAGCCGATCTCAAGGGGGTCCGGGTCGCCCGGATCGACGGCTACAAGTACTGGGACGCCCTCGACCGCTCGGGCGCCACCTTCATCGACTACCCCTCCTCGCTGGCCGCTTTCACGGCGGTGAAGGACGGCGAGGCGGATGTCGTCGCGGAGGGATCGATCGCCGGGAGGTCCGTCCTCGAGTCCGCCGCCTTCGGGGGCGACGCGTCCGATTACGCCGAGGTCGCCCCACGGACCGACCTCACCTCGTCGACGCAGGGCCTGCACCTGCTCATCAAGGACACTCCCGAGGGGCGCACCCTCCAGAAGCAGTTCAACGCCGCGCTCGAGGACTTCCGCGGATCCGAGGACTACGACCGTCTGGTCGCCGGGCTCACCGACACGAGTGCCGAGGTCGTGCTCGACTCCGCCGCCGGTGGAGCCGTCGAGCTCATGGACGCCGACGGCGAGCCCATGGGCTCCACCCCGTCCGGGACGCAGGCCTTCGTGGCCCGGTGGCCGGACGACGCACCGGCGTCGGACACGCTGATCGCGGTGAAGGTCCTCGACGGCCCGCTGCGCGGGCGACTGCTGTGGGCGCGCCTCGAGGACCTGGAGATCACTCATGACTGA
- a CDS encoding phosphoribosyltransferase, with protein MSQAFHADSSDLVVKEVLTWDLFGTASRELAQSIADSDFDPEIIIAVARGGLLPAGSLSYALGLKLADAINVEFYTDVHETLPDPVLLAPMLDTESIQGKRLLVVDDVADSGRTLALVLELLREMGADARSAVLYSKSASVVAPDFVWRRTDEWIVFPWSAEPPVVAAAAESD; from the coding sequence ATGTCCCAGGCCTTTCACGCCGACTCGTCCGACCTCGTCGTCAAGGAGGTGCTGACCTGGGACCTGTTCGGCACCGCGTCGCGGGAGCTCGCGCAGAGCATCGCCGACTCCGACTTCGACCCGGAGATCATCATCGCCGTGGCCCGTGGCGGGCTGCTCCCGGCGGGCTCCCTCTCCTATGCGCTCGGCCTCAAGCTCGCCGACGCGATCAACGTCGAGTTCTACACCGACGTCCACGAGACGCTGCCGGACCCCGTGCTGCTGGCCCCGATGCTGGACACCGAGTCGATCCAGGGCAAGCGGCTGCTCGTGGTCGACGACGTCGCCGACTCCGGGCGCACCCTCGCGCTCGTGCTCGAGCTGCTGCGCGAGATGGGCGCCGACGCCCGCAGCGCCGTGCTCTACTCGAAGTCCGCCTCGGTGGTCGCTCCGGACTTCGTCTGGCGGCGCACCGACGAGTGGATCGTCTTCCCCTGGTCGGCCGAGCCGCCCGTGGTCGCCGCCGCCGCAGAGTCGGACTGA
- a CDS encoding glycoside hydrolase family 10 protein, with amino-acid sequence MHPVDRRCFLRLTSGAAVGTTAFAATVAGIPALAAPADPVPRDEGGAPPAREFRALWLSSVVNIDWPSTSGLTAEEQRAEYLAWLDLAQEMGLNAVIVQVRPTADAFWPSRFEPWSMYLTGTQGGDPGYDPLAFQIEAAHERNLEYHAWFNPYRVAMTEKPTLVEDHPARVHPEWVWPFGGKLYYDPGLPEVRAFVQDAMMDAISRYDVDGAHFDDYFYPYPVAGQTVPDEATYSAHSDGVTPIEDWRRENINLLVSEMHERIRAEKPWVRFGISPFGIWRNASSDPEGSETTGSESYEIISADSLRWVRQGWVDYINPQIYWQFGHPAADYETLVRWWAEKVADTDVGLFIGEAAYKAINGTFPETTELGDHLDLTRSLEEIDGNVFFSAASLRDDTTGSVEDMVRRHYAHPALVPVLDSVPGEAPVAPTVLVARTTEEGVQVRWRGHGATSYALWHLPTEQVSEEDLADGRHLVATVRAGHGSQALMHEGADGSGYYVVTAYDRTWHQSEPSEAVQPRR; translated from the coding sequence GTGCATCCCGTCGACCGCCGTTGCTTCCTCCGCCTGACCTCCGGTGCCGCCGTCGGCACCACCGCCTTCGCCGCCACCGTCGCGGGCATCCCGGCTCTCGCCGCGCCGGCGGACCCCGTCCCGCGCGACGAGGGAGGCGCTCCACCGGCCCGTGAGTTCCGGGCGCTGTGGCTGTCCTCGGTGGTGAACATCGACTGGCCCTCGACGAGCGGGCTCACCGCCGAGGAGCAGCGGGCCGAATACCTGGCCTGGCTCGACCTCGCCCAGGAGATGGGGCTGAACGCGGTCATCGTGCAGGTGCGCCCCACCGCCGATGCCTTCTGGCCCTCCCGCTTCGAGCCCTGGTCGATGTACCTCACCGGCACCCAGGGCGGCGATCCCGGCTACGACCCGCTGGCGTTCCAGATCGAGGCCGCCCATGAGCGCAACCTCGAGTACCACGCCTGGTTCAACCCCTACCGGGTGGCGATGACGGAGAAACCGACCCTGGTCGAGGACCATCCCGCGCGGGTGCATCCGGAGTGGGTGTGGCCCTTCGGCGGGAAGCTCTACTACGACCCGGGCCTGCCCGAGGTCCGCGCCTTCGTGCAGGACGCGATGATGGACGCGATCTCGCGGTACGACGTGGACGGCGCGCACTTCGACGACTACTTCTACCCGTACCCCGTCGCCGGGCAGACGGTCCCCGACGAGGCCACCTACTCCGCCCACTCCGACGGGGTCACCCCGATCGAGGACTGGCGCCGGGAGAACATCAATCTCCTGGTGAGCGAGATGCACGAACGGATCCGGGCGGAGAAGCCCTGGGTGCGCTTCGGGATCAGCCCGTTCGGGATCTGGCGCAACGCGAGCAGCGATCCGGAGGGATCGGAGACGACCGGCTCGGAGTCCTACGAGATCATCTCGGCGGATTCCCTGCGCTGGGTGCGCCAGGGCTGGGTCGACTACATCAACCCCCAGATCTACTGGCAGTTCGGGCATCCCGCCGCGGACTACGAGACCCTCGTGCGCTGGTGGGCGGAGAAGGTCGCCGACACCGACGTGGGCCTGTTCATCGGGGAGGCCGCGTACAAGGCGATCAACGGCACCTTCCCGGAGACCACCGAGCTGGGCGACCACCTCGATCTGACCCGGTCGCTCGAGGAGATCGACGGGAACGTGTTCTTCAGCGCGGCGAGCCTGCGCGACGACACGACCGGCTCCGTCGAGGACATGGTGCGGCGCCACTACGCGCACCCGGCGCTGGTCCCCGTGCTCGACTCGGTGCCCGGCGAGGCCCCGGTCGCGCCGACCGTGCTGGTGGCACGCACCACCGAGGAGGGGGTGCAGGTGCGGTGGCGCGGCCACGGCGCGACCAGCTACGCGCTCTGGCATCTCCCGACGGAGCAGGTGAGCGAGGAGGATCTCGCCGACGGCCGCCACCTCGTGGCCACCGTGCGCGCCGGCCACGGGTCCCAGGCCCTCATGCACGAGGGCGCCGACGGCAGCGGGTACTACGTCGTCACGGCCTACGACCGCACCTGGCACCAGAGCGAGCCGTCCGAGGCGGTGCAGCCGCGCCGCTGA
- a CDS encoding DUF808 domain-containing protein, translating into MAGGLAALLDDVAALARLAAASADDVAAASAKASSKAVGVVIDDAAVTPQYVKGLEPKRELPIIWRITKGSFRNKLIFILPVLLLLSVFAPWALTPILMLGGLYLSFEGAEKIWELVSGKPKEAPAAAEGPDAEDRIVSSAVRTDLILSAEIMVISMNSIDAESLWARAAVLVVVAIGITVLVYGAVGILVKMDDVGLALAADKNSEAKQKFGNGLVHAMPKVMNVISYVGMVAMLWVGGHILLVGTHELGLAQPYGFVHHLEGMVEGVAGIGGVLAWLINTFFSFVVGLVVGAVVAVIMHFLPFGHHGSGEGAGHGSDESATGSDAAGNAPAHGGTGAAGTDGTDRS; encoded by the coding sequence ATGGCCGGTGGACTCGCCGCACTGCTCGACGACGTCGCCGCACTCGCGCGCCTGGCCGCGGCGAGCGCCGATGATGTGGCGGCAGCCTCCGCCAAGGCGAGCTCGAAGGCGGTGGGCGTGGTGATCGACGACGCCGCCGTGACGCCTCAGTACGTCAAGGGGCTGGAGCCCAAGCGCGAGCTGCCCATCATCTGGAGGATCACCAAGGGCTCCTTCCGCAACAAGCTGATCTTCATCCTCCCGGTCCTGCTACTGCTCAGCGTGTTCGCGCCCTGGGCCCTGACCCCGATCCTCATGCTCGGCGGTCTGTATCTCAGCTTCGAGGGCGCGGAGAAGATCTGGGAGCTGGTCAGCGGGAAGCCCAAGGAGGCTCCGGCCGCCGCCGAGGGGCCGGACGCCGAGGACCGGATCGTCTCGAGCGCCGTGCGCACGGACCTGATCCTCTCCGCCGAGATCATGGTCATCTCGATGAACTCGATCGACGCGGAGTCGCTGTGGGCGCGCGCCGCCGTGCTCGTCGTCGTCGCGATCGGCATCACCGTGCTGGTCTACGGCGCGGTGGGCATCCTGGTGAAGATGGACGACGTGGGCCTCGCCCTGGCGGCTGACAAGAACTCCGAGGCCAAGCAGAAGTTCGGCAACGGCCTCGTGCACGCGATGCCGAAGGTCATGAACGTGATCAGCTACGTGGGCATGGTCGCGATGCTGTGGGTGGGCGGCCACATCCTGCTGGTGGGCACCCACGAGCTCGGCCTCGCCCAGCCCTACGGGTTCGTCCACCACCTCGAGGGGATGGTGGAGGGCGTCGCCGGCATCGGCGGTGTGCTCGCCTGGCTGATCAACACCTTCTTCTCCTTCGTGGTCGGCCTGGTCGTCGGTGCTGTCGTCGCCGTGATCATGCACTTCCTGCCCTTCGGGCACCACGGATCGGGCGAGGGCGCGGGGCATGGCAGCGACGAGTCGGCGACCGGGAGCGATGCCGCCGGGAACGCCCCCGCGCACGGCGGCACCGGCGCTGCGGGCACCGATGGCACAGACCGCTCCTGA
- a CDS encoding SDR family oxidoreductase has product MDIALIGGHGKVALLAAPLLVEAGHTVHAVIRDPGHAAEVEATGAQAVLSDIETLDAGGWEELLTGKDAVVWSAGAGGGDPQRTIAVDQDAAIASMDAAQSVGASRYVMVSYFGASLDHGVPEGEPFHAYAEAKARADEHLRGSQLEWTVLGPSGLTLEEPTGRIDLGAAESGTVSRGNVARTIVAAIEHPGTAGRTLAYNDGEQEIDEAFSTVR; this is encoded by the coding sequence ATGGACATCGCACTCATCGGAGGACATGGAAAGGTCGCGCTGCTCGCGGCCCCGCTGCTGGTGGAGGCCGGTCACACGGTCCACGCCGTGATCCGCGACCCCGGGCACGCCGCCGAGGTCGAGGCGACCGGCGCGCAGGCTGTGCTCAGCGACATCGAGACCCTCGACGCCGGAGGCTGGGAGGAGCTGCTCACCGGCAAGGACGCGGTGGTTTGGTCCGCCGGAGCCGGCGGCGGGGACCCGCAGCGCACCATCGCGGTCGACCAGGACGCCGCGATCGCGTCGATGGACGCCGCCCAGAGCGTCGGCGCCTCCCGCTACGTGATGGTCAGCTACTTCGGGGCGAGCCTGGACCACGGCGTGCCGGAGGGCGAGCCCTTCCACGCCTATGCGGAGGCGAAGGCACGGGCCGACGAGCACCTGCGCGGCTCGCAGCTGGAGTGGACCGTGCTCGGGCCCTCCGGCCTCACCCTCGAGGAGCCGACGGGGCGGATCGACCTCGGCGCGGCCGAGTCCGGCACCGTCTCCCGCGGGAACGTCGCCCGCACCATCGTCGCCGCCATCGAGCACCCCGGCACCGCCGGGCGGACCCTCGCCTACAACGACGGCGAGCAGGAGATCGACGAGGCCTTCAGCACCGTACGCTGA
- a CDS encoding MFS transporter, with amino-acid sequence MDSARRWAGVAALAIGIFVLITIEELPIGVLSVMAPDLGVSEGVAGLAVTVPGILAGVVALCTPVIVRGMDRRLVLVLALVSVVISCALSMVAPNFAVLLIARLFAGISIGLYWAVMAIVAIGQVPREHVARALTIAFSGAGGALVAGVPVTAWIGAHVGWRAAFAVVGLLAAVVAVLLLVLVEPVRTPAVVTPRKMLAAARTRGVRYGLGLAVLTVVGLFTTYSFVSPVLLERAGVPLGDIGLMLLVYGIAGLVGNFAVGPLLRRSAPLAVVVVITGTMLSLLAVLLVMDAPLSALLIMPVWGLFVGAISVASQAFIGSEASAVLEEATALNSAAFNAAIALGAALGGLVLEAAGQSAMILTSVVLVGLGAVVAGRYLATTGRSRPGAPVAAR; translated from the coding sequence GTGGACAGCGCACGACGGTGGGCCGGAGTGGCGGCCCTCGCGATCGGCATCTTCGTGCTCATCACCATCGAGGAGCTGCCGATCGGCGTGCTCAGCGTGATGGCGCCGGACCTCGGGGTCAGCGAAGGGGTCGCCGGGCTCGCCGTGACCGTGCCGGGCATCCTCGCCGGGGTGGTCGCCCTGTGCACCCCGGTGATCGTGCGCGGCATGGACCGGCGCCTGGTGCTGGTCCTCGCGCTGGTCTCGGTGGTGATCTCCTGCGCCCTGAGCATGGTCGCCCCGAACTTCGCCGTGCTGCTGATCGCCCGCCTCTTCGCCGGGATCTCGATCGGGCTGTACTGGGCCGTGATGGCGATCGTCGCGATCGGACAGGTGCCCCGCGAGCACGTCGCCCGCGCCCTGACCATCGCCTTCAGCGGTGCCGGGGGAGCGCTCGTGGCCGGGGTCCCGGTGACGGCCTGGATCGGCGCCCATGTGGGCTGGCGGGCGGCGTTCGCCGTGGTCGGGCTGCTCGCGGCGGTCGTCGCGGTGCTCCTGCTGGTCCTGGTCGAGCCGGTCCGCACCCCGGCGGTGGTGACGCCGCGGAAGATGCTGGCCGCGGCCCGCACCCGCGGGGTCCGCTACGGGCTGGGACTCGCGGTCCTGACGGTGGTGGGTCTGTTCACCACCTACAGCTTCGTCAGCCCCGTGCTCCTCGAGCGCGCCGGGGTGCCGCTCGGCGATATCGGGCTGATGCTGCTCGTGTACGGCATCGCGGGGCTGGTCGGGAACTTCGCGGTGGGCCCGCTGCTGCGACGCAGCGCACCGCTCGCGGTCGTGGTGGTGATCACCGGCACCATGCTCTCGCTGCTCGCCGTGCTCCTGGTGATGGATGCGCCGCTCTCGGCGCTGCTGATCATGCCGGTCTGGGGGCTGTTCGTCGGGGCGATCTCCGTGGCCTCGCAGGCCTTCATCGGCTCCGAGGCCTCCGCGGTGCTCGAGGAGGCCACCGCGCTCAACAGCGCCGCCTTCAACGCCGCGATCGCCCTCGGCGCCGCGCTCGGCGGGCTGGTGCTGGAGGCCGCCGGTCAGAGCGCCATGATCCTCACCTCCGTGGTGCTGGTGGGTCTGGGCGCCGTGGTCGCCGGTCGGTACCTCGCGACCACGGGCAGGTCCCGACCGGGCGCCCCGGTGGCCGCCCGCTGA
- a CDS encoding acylphosphatase: MSSGTEDGGAAGADAAEEAMTRGPADAADSNQDDVLRRIVRVRGRVQGVGFRMDAAAAAQRIGVAGTVRNLLDGTVEADVEGAPDAVDEMVEHLRRGPASARVDGLDVRRDRPRGADGFRITG, translated from the coding sequence ATGAGCAGCGGCACCGAGGACGGCGGCGCGGCAGGCGCCGACGCGGCAGAAGAGGCCATGACGCGCGGCCCGGCCGACGCGGCCGACAGCAACCAGGACGACGTCCTGCGACGGATCGTGCGGGTGCGGGGCCGGGTCCAGGGAGTCGGCTTCCGCATGGACGCCGCCGCGGCGGCGCAGCGGATCGGGGTCGCCGGCACGGTGCGGAACCTGCTGGACGGCACCGTCGAGGCCGACGTCGAGGGCGCGCCCGATGCGGTGGACGAGATGGTCGAGCACCTGCGCCGCGGCCCCGCCTCGGCACGGGTCGACGGCCTCGACGTGCGCCGGGACCGGCCGCGGGGAGCCGACGGCTTCCGCATCACCGGCTGA